TCATCTGAAAAGCACTTTACAGACCATTATAGAAAGTGCTAAAAAACAAAACAAAGTTTTACCACATATTTTATTTTATGGATCTCCTGGAATGGGTAAAACTACATTAGCAAGTATTATCGCAAATGAATATCAAAGTAATATTCATTTTGTACAAGGCGCAAATATAGAGAAAAAATCAGATTTAATCAGTATGTTATCAGTTATCAACGAAGGTGATATTTTGTTTATTGATGAAATACATAGCGTTAATAAAAATGTTATTGAATTTTTATATAATGCAATGGAAGATTTTGTTTTTGACTTAATCATAGGTGTAGAAGGGAATTCTCGTTCTATGCGAATGAAAATAAAACCGTTTACTTTGATTGCTGCAACCACGAAAATTAATGAAATTATCCAACCTTTAAAGGATAGATTTGGTTATATTGGTCGAATTATCGGTTACACTCAAGATGATATTATAAAGATTTTAAAGAATACTTGTAAAAAGATGCAAATTGGTGTAGAAACTAAAATTTTGGAACAATTAACAGAATATTCAAGACTAACGCCCAGAATTGCCAATCATATAATTCAGCGCGTTTATGATTTTGCAATTTCACACAATTCGGGAGTTATAGATCGTAAAATAGTTAAGAAAACTTTACGGAGTTTAGAAAT
The window above is part of the Mycoplasmopsis mustelae genome. Proteins encoded here:
- the ruvB gene encoding Holliday junction branch migration DNA helicase RuvB; translation: MEKLELRPQNFNDFIGQIHLKSTLQTIIESAKKQNKVLPHILFYGSPGMGKTTLASIIANEYQSNIHFVQGANIEKKSDLISMLSVINEGDILFIDEIHSVNKNVIEFLYNAMEDFVFDLIIGVEGNSRSMRMKIKPFTLIAATTKINEIIQPLKDRFGYIGRIIGYTQDDIIKILKNTCKKMQIGVETKILEQLTEYSRLTPRIANHIIQRVYDFAISHNSGVIDRKIVKKTLRSLEIYKYGLTNEHIQYLEILKDGFDQNSVSLNTISGLTIREKGDIVSEIEPILLYLNLIEKSSRGRRITSKGIDYLISQKLL